One genomic window of Malaciobacter molluscorum LMG 25693 includes the following:
- a CDS encoding DUF6597 domain-containing transcriptional factor: protein MIRFQSFKPKSTLKEYIKCYWIIDGKNNIKEYKKTILPHVEVCISFLFLENKSKRVKEKEFTSAIYITPAKIKNYELKINGRFYFIDVSLHPGVFYEIFKISLSKLEKRSYNINELNIKFDEKVIDKININKDEEDKIIDILDDFFSKLCSKIIDEKIVDDIKKLTLSSNLNKFYNEINLSNRQIQRETKKITGLTPRTIQRISRFYKILNNLKTFDDINYSTLAQKLDFYDQSHLIKEFKYFSGENIKNFLITSKNYLQFESEEYCHQILKKD, encoded by the coding sequence ATGATAAGATTTCAATCTTTTAAACCTAAATCAACACTAAAAGAATATATAAAATGTTATTGGATAATTGATGGTAAAAATAATATAAAAGAGTACAAAAAAACTATTTTACCGCATGTTGAAGTATGCATTAGCTTTTTATTTCTTGAAAACAAATCTAAAAGAGTCAAAGAAAAAGAGTTTACAAGTGCAATATATATTACTCCTGCAAAAATTAAAAATTATGAATTAAAAATAAATGGAAGATTTTATTTTATTGATGTTTCATTGCATCCAGGAGTATTTTATGAAATATTCAAAATATCACTTTCAAAACTAGAAAAAAGATCATATAATATCAATGAATTGAATATAAAATTTGATGAAAAAGTCATAGATAAAATCAATATAAATAAAGATGAAGAAGATAAAATTATAGATATTTTAGATGATTTTTTTTCAAAATTATGTTCAAAAATAATAGATGAGAAAATAGTAGATGACATAAAAAAATTAACATTAAGTTCAAATCTTAATAAATTTTATAATGAAATAAATCTATCAAATAGACAAATTCAAAGAGAAACAAAAAAAATCACAGGATTAACCCCCAGAACAATACAAAGAATATCTAGATTTTATAAAATTTTAAATAATTTAAAAACATTTGATGACATAAACTATTCAACACTAGCACAAAAACTTGACTTTTATGATCAATCACATCTAATAAAAGAATTTAAATATTTTTCAGGTGAAAATATAAAAAATTTTCTTATTACAAGTAAAAATTATTTGCAATTTGAAAGTGAAGAATATTGTCATCAAATACTGAAAAAAGACTAA
- a CDS encoding DUF1328 family protein has protein sequence MLSWSLTFFILAIIAGILGFSGIAGAAANIAQILFFIFLLLLIVSAVSRALRGKRP, from the coding sequence ATGTTATCGTGGTCATTGACTTTTTTTATACTTGCAATAATTGCTGGTATTTTAGGTTTTTCAGGTATTGCAGGTGCAGCTGCAAATATTGCACAAATATTATTTTTTATATTTTTATTACTTCTAATAGTATCAGCAGTATCAAGGGCACTTAGAGGAAAGCGTCCTTAA
- a CDS encoding sll1863 family stress response protein: MSMKKEYEKKLEAKLDEWSAQIDKLKAQAESEKADKKIEYHEQIDKLKSMQATANDKLTELKNSSDNAWEDLKSGIENAWDSLGDAIKSASSRFK, encoded by the coding sequence ATGAGTATGAAAAAAGAATATGAAAAGAAATTAGAAGCAAAATTAGACGAATGGAGTGCCCAAATAGATAAGCTAAAAGCACAAGCCGAGAGTGAAAAAGCTGATAAAAAAATAGAATATCATGAACAAATAGATAAATTGAAATCTATGCAAGCAACTGCAAACGATAAACTTACTGAATTAAAAAATTCAAGTGATAATGCATGGGAGGATTTAAAATCAGGTATTGAAAATGCATGGGACTCTCTTGGTGATGCAATAAAATCAGCAAGTTCTAGATTTAAGTAA
- a CDS encoding sll1863 family stress response protein has protein sequence MKLNVYILMIMALLGFTTFAYAQPENSNISVKEVKKDTKELFSSISNYTVDKKDQAMKRVKNSLDKLDKKVDELESKVDKKWDKMSKAVRSKTRENLKTLRKQRNQVAQWYGSMKNSTADAWENTKKGFSKAYKNLEEAWEKTEKEFSSK, from the coding sequence ATGAAATTAAATGTATATATATTAATGATAATGGCATTATTAGGTTTCACAACATTTGCATATGCTCAACCAGAAAATTCAAATATTTCAGTTAAAGAAGTAAAAAAAGATACAAAAGAGTTATTTAGTTCTATTAGCAATTATACTGTTGATAAAAAAGATCAAGCGATGAAAAGAGTAAAAAATAGTTTAGATAAACTTGATAAAAAAGTTGATGAGTTAGAGTCAAAAGTTGATAAAAAATGGGATAAAATGAGCAAAGCTGTTCGTAGTAAAACTCGTGAAAACTTAAAAACTCTTAGAAAACAACGTAATCAAGTTGCTCAATGGTATGGAAGTATGAAAAATAGTACAGCTGATGCATGGGAAAATACAAAAAAAGGTTTTTCAAAAGCGTATAAAAATTTAGAAGAAGCTTGGGAAAAAACAGAAAAAGAGTTTAGCTCTAAATAA
- a CDS encoding AI-2E family transporter, translating into MKDKKQNKFQQAFILILLFIVLMGFIGMIKEFLVALVLAAIFAGLLYPFYNKILLYFKNRSVLAASTVIIVSILAIGFPLAILTGMITNEAIYFSQKTTPIVKEILDDKFSLSKQLPSWLPLQDKFGSINETILKKASDATNAIGSWLVSSLSSATKGTAGFLMSLFIMFYAMFYFLINGKKLLDSFSSLLPLSKKDYDELMNRGLMVTKASLKGIIIIGFIQALLVTLGFWVIGFNAAVFWGSVVFILSAIPGLGAPIVWVPAVIYLILTGSIGWGIALTIWGIIVVGLVDNLLRPWIVGNDSKLPDLVILISILGGIATFGPVGIILGPVIAALLDTVLNIYKKSFK; encoded by the coding sequence ATGAAAGATAAAAAACAAAATAAATTTCAACAAGCCTTTATTTTAATATTATTATTTATAGTTCTTATGGGTTTTATTGGAATGATTAAAGAGTTTTTAGTAGCTCTTGTACTTGCTGCAATATTTGCAGGTTTACTATATCCTTTTTATAATAAAATTCTTTTATATTTCAAAAATAGATCTGTATTAGCAGCTTCTACTGTAATAATAGTATCAATTTTAGCTATAGGTTTTCCACTAGCAATACTTACAGGTATGATAACAAACGAAGCGATATATTTTAGTCAAAAAACAACTCCAATAGTAAAAGAGATTTTAGATGATAAATTCTCACTAAGTAAACAACTACCTAGTTGGTTGCCTCTACAAGACAAATTTGGTTCAATAAATGAAACTATTTTAAAAAAAGCTTCTGATGCGACTAATGCAATAGGAAGTTGGCTAGTATCAAGTCTATCTAGTGCAACAAAAGGAACAGCTGGATTTCTTATGAGTTTGTTTATTATGTTTTATGCTATGTTTTATTTTTTGATAAATGGAAAAAAGTTACTAGATTCTTTCTCTTCTTTATTACCTCTTTCAAAAAAAGATTATGATGAACTTATGAATCGTGGACTTATGGTAACTAAAGCATCTCTTAAAGGTATAATTATTATTGGATTTATTCAAGCTTTATTAGTTACATTAGGTTTTTGGGTTATAGGATTTAATGCAGCTGTATTTTGGGGAAGTGTAGTTTTTATACTTTCAGCTATACCTGGACTTGGAGCACCTATAGTTTGGGTCCCAGCTGTTATCTATCTTATACTTACTGGTAGTATTGGTTGGGGAATTGCTCTTACTATATGGGGAATAATAGTAGTAGGATTAGTAGATAATCTTTTAAGACCATGGATAGTAGGAAATGATTCGAAATTACCTGATCTTGTTATTCTTATATCAATACTTGGAGGAATAGCAACTTTTGGTCCTGTGGGTATTATCTTGGGTCCAGTAATTGCAGCACTTTTAGATACTGTACTAAATATTTATAAAAAAAGTTTTAAATAA